The Euphorbia lathyris chromosome 4, ddEupLath1.1, whole genome shotgun sequence genomic interval TAATGATACTTGATTAGAATTGAAGTTATGATTGGCTGAAACAAATGATACCTTAACATGCTGCAAGTTTATAACTAATTTCTCAAGCATGGGTGAACTGCGAATTGCACATATACAGTCAAACATTTGTAGTTTAATAATGGAGAAAATAGACCTTCCAAAgttcaaacataataaaaaagaaaattcagAAATAATAAGAATCTACATtccaataacaaaaaggaaaagcttTATAAATTACCTTGATATACTAGCTCCCAATTTCAAGAATCTTCATTGCCAAACTCTGCTCCCATTGAGACTCggaaactaaagcttcaaaagaaaaatattcaCACGCCACAAATCgatacaaatttaattcttcaaggtttggacatgaaatttcaaaatCTGAAGTTTCATCAATTGctctcaaaaataattttttcacaGATTTTGAAGCCATAAGGAGCCCATCAGAACAACAATAACAGTCTCATAATTCTCTAACATCTTGATAGATAATTGCTCAAGCTTTGGACATAAAATTTCAAGGTGGCGGCTTTCAACGTCTGCAAAGATCAATTTTTTCAAATATTTGGAAGCAATAACAAGATCACTATACCCAATACATCTAGTTAATTCCAACAATTCAAGTAGCTGACTGCCGGATACAACTTTTTTGATAGTTGAATCACAAATATAATAACATTCCAACTTCAATTACTTGAGACATGACCGTTTTATCCTCCAATTTAGGATCTCAGTCAGGTATATAATAACATTCCAACTTCAATTGCTTGAGACGTGACCAATTTATCCTCCAATTTAGAATCTCATGCTTAGTCACAAAAACTCATTCACATTCAAAAGAACTCGTGTATATAAAGGCAACACTACTTCCTTCTACATTTGaataaacaaaaagaaagagTTTTGTCATATTCAGGTTAGTCTTTTACTcttataaaatcataaaaatcattCTCTTGAAAAACCTGAGAATTCAAAGAAGCTTGAGTTTATGGCATGCGAAGACACCTTAGAGTGCGTCCGGTAGTACATTCGAGCATCCCCACACCTACTAAGAAGTATCACCTAGTTTGCGAAGTTGTCAACATACTTACACCTGAAGATGTAGTCCTGAAGATGTGGTTTTTTTATAGCCATAATGTATAGAATAAGATAGGCATGTGTCTTGGAGGCACCTGCACCTAAGATTCAAGCAAAAAACAGAATGGAGGGACAATGTTTTTGTCCTTTATAAAGCATATCCAGAGTGTGGCTTCCGAATTCCCATACTTTCGTTGTTCTAAGAAGTTCTACGAGATCTCAATCTATCCTTAAGCCAAATAGGCCACTTCAGATGGTCTCAGATAGTGGCTATGTTTGTTGTCGAGGAGAATTTAGACTTATTGCCTCTTTATTTAGGCAACTTTTCACACCGACTCAAAACAAGATACGTGGCATGGTTGTTGAATACAATGGGAAACCACATAATCCTAAACAATAAGTGATGCTCAAAGAATTTTGTGAGTGGGTGCCAATGGATAGGGAAATAATAGAGATTTCCACAAGTGCGTAATTCAAATCAAGAGCATGTAATTCAAATCAAGAGCATGTAAGGGACATGCTCGAAAAATTGTGGTTGAAAAAGAAGCTTGAAAATTTGTAAGTGGGTGCCAATAGTTCTGCAACTGTAAATACATCCGTCATGACTGGAGGGACTCCAGCCATGATGGCCCTTAGCGGAGCAATGGAGAAAACCCCCTATACAGGGGGTTTTCCGGTAGGGCCAGAGGGTCGACCCACCCTCCCCGCCCCCTGGCTCCGTCCCTGCCAACACTGGGCAGCCACTTTAAGGAagttatatttatacttataaaaAGGAGCGTGGattaaagcaaaagaaaaagttaGCACTTTTGGTTCAATTGTTTTGAACCTGTAGATCCTTAATTTTTCATCATCATTTGTAATTTTACAGTGCACTCACCAAAACGAAAAAGTTTTATCACACTCGAGGCTAAAAAAATTGCCCAACCCTAACAGGCTGgactttaaaaaaattatcccAACGCAGTCCTAAATTTAGCCTCTAGTTATGAAATACTTGCTCCCCCACTGGCTGCTTGAACCCTTAAAATTAAGGTCGCTCTTATCCTATCAAGGGATGTAGAAAAACTTTCAAGAGAATAGCAATAAAGGGAAAGTTCTTACGGATAAAGACCTCGATAATCAGTCAATGGGTCAGTAGTACTAACTCCATTGCGAGATCTCGTGAATGGAAGAAAACTCGAGCCTGGATGATAACATATAGGAGTATCGAAAATGGCTTCACAATGATGTGTGCGAATCCGATAACATGTTAAATTTCGATCTTGTTGACCATTTGTGCGACGTTTATGCTTCCCGCTAATTTTCGAAGAATTCCATATTTAACTTTCTATATTGATGCCACATCGTTTCGATAAAGAATATTTTTTGACCTTTATGTTTGAATTTGCAATGCAGTGTCTTATGAATATGTTTTCATTACAAATTCATCAAGATCGTGAGTGTCAGGAGCTGAGGGAGAATCACAAAAAGATCGAAGAGTTGACTTGAGAGCTAAACTGACGAGAAATTGCCAAAGTGAAAAAAAGGAAagacttaatatatcatttatcttctgaacttgtccaaaatattaagttagcctcctaaacttacataaaatgtaatcaattaatcactcagttgcaaaaatgtaaattaaatgtggaaaatgtgttacacaagtTCTATAATTGAGCAAataagaacttcatttttaatatgttttagtcagttatgtgaattatgtaataacattctgtTTGGCTCTTTTATGAGTCCCATTGGgcgtgccaatttttgtttggctcttttgtgAGTCCCACCAAgcgtgccaatttttgtttggctcttttgtgggaaattgcgggcgtgccagagaattatagtattctcaAACTATGGAGTGAAATTGAGTTGCGCTTAactaacttctaattatcaaacGATTGTACGGAATAAAGAGACCGAAAATTCCTAAAAGATtcaattatcaaaacgataccgaccttacagaaaatgattaagaacaaataaaataaaattgtattgGAAGCTTGAATGAAATTGAACTTGAATGAAAATTGAATCTAAGGGAATAAACTAAGAATTGTAAAATGTTGAGGtctagagataatttgctagagttttggctTGTATGTGTTGAGTCGTTGAGTTGGTTGATTGGGCTATTTCATCGTGATTCCTTCCATTTATAAatgttggaggtaacttcctgcttGCTTCCACTAATCCACGTTCTCCACCATATTGAGTAACCTCCACTTTAACTTCCATGATGGATTGATACGTACACTTTCTGATTGTTCCTGCTTTTTAATTGGCTCACGAaaacacgttaaaatattagCTGGCACTTGGTTCCCCTATGTTTACTTTAAGTTCCCCCCTGATGTCCACTATAGGAAGttgatttcccatgaggtacactatgattttccatgaggtacactacatgatttctcatatgtttactttaagtcccccctgatgtccactataggaagttgatttcccatgaggtacactacatgATTTTCCatatgtttactttaagtcccccctgatgtccactataggaagttaatttcccatgaggtacactatgatttcccatgagatacactacatgatttcccatatgtttactttaagtccccCCTGATGTCCGttataggaagttggtttcccacgaggtatactatgatttcccatgaggtacactacatgGTTTCCCCTGAGGTAGACcatggtttcccctaaggtacacCGTCTAGGAAGTTGGTACAGTATTTTAGATGTTTCCCTTGAGGGAAACTGAGGTTCACTCTAGGAAATCCTAAATCAATGCAAAATATGAAAAGTTTCCTGAaatgaaaagtttcctaaacatgccttttaagaaaaagtttcctaaaatgttattttaagaaaaagtttcctaaaaagaaaagtttatcccatgaaaaagagtaaaccaaggtatgcaataaaaaaaaactttatttttggtgcaaacaATTGCTCCCCTCAAGCATGAATTTGAGGAACGTAAATTTCATGCTTGATTCTTCAAAAGCCGTGGTGTCAGCTTTTAAAAGTGTTGCATGATAACTCTTTAGCCGACACAAAATATATAGGCCGTGGAGTCGGCATTTGTATCACCTTCATACTAATATCTCATTTCTTCAATCAGAAGAATTCTCACCAGCCTCAACTTCACCTCCTACTTCTCCCTTGACTTAGCATCTCATCGctgctttttttttcttggCTTGTGAAACTCAAAGTGGCCAACTTGACGGAGGCCATACTCATATAGTTTTTGGACAACTTCTCGGATGATCTTCGCAGTAACTAGGGGAATCTGTTGATGGTTGCCAATCTGTTGGTGAACATAAGGCACATTAGGAATTCTAGTGTTTCTCTCATTTCCTCTATGGTTGCCCCCCATCTCTCCAATGATATGGTGGCCTCCTATCTCCTCGTGATATGAAGCTGTATGAGAGGTAGGATTAGTGTTTTCAAAACATTGAGGAGCAGGTGACTTACTAGAATCTTCTTGGCCTGCAAAAGTAGCGGCCTTTTTTGAGACAACATCCTCCCTCAAAGGTGGAATCTGATACTTCTCAGCGATGAACACACCACATCCTTCATTGGACTCCAAGGAGCCTTGAGGAACATGGTTTCCTCCACTCTTGATGACCCCTGGCTATGATAGCTTCTGGAGTATATTGTCCATCTTTTGATTCAAATCGCTCCTTAAAGCTTCCAGATTCTTTTCAATGGAATTGAAATGTCTCTGCAAGAATTGTGAATTTTGGATCTCTGCGGAGATGCATGATTGTCCTCTAGGGTTAACAACATTTTCAGCTTCAATTCGTTCCACCATATGTGGAACATTGCCTGTTGCCATGACCTCCTCTTCTTCAGAGCTGGCTGCTACAGGATCTTTGTTGTTCTTATCATTTTTCTTTGGAGGTATTGTGATTgcgtcccactgggcgtgccaatttttgtttggctcttttaTGAGTCCCACTGGGCAAgccaatttttgtttggctcttttaTGAGTCtcactgggcgtgccaatttttgtttggctcttttgtgAGTCCCACCGAgcgtgccaatttttgtttggctcttttgtgggaaattgcgggcgtgccagaaaattatagtattctcAAACTATGGAGTGAAATTGAGTTGCGCTTAactaacttctaattatcaaacGATTGTACGGAATAAAGAGACCGAAAATTCCtaaaagattcgattatcaaaacgataccgaccttatAGAAAATGATtaagaacaaataaaataaaattgtattgGAAGCTTGAATGAAATTGAACTTGAATGAAAATTGAATCTAAGGGAATAAACTGAGAATTGTAATGCTGAGGtctagagataatttgctagagttttggctTGTATGTGTTGAGTCGTTGAGTTGGTTGATTGGTCTATTTCATCGTGTTTCCTTCCATTTATAAatgttggaggtaacttcctgcttGCTTCCACTAATCCACGTTCTCCACCATATTGAGTAACCTCCACTTTAACTTCCATGATGGATTGATACGTACACTTTCTGATTGTTCCTGCTTTTTAATTGGCTCACGAaaacacgttaaaatattagCTGGCACTTGGTTCCCCTATGTTTAATTTAAGTTCCCCCTGATGTCCACTATAGGAAGttgatttcccatgaggtacactatgatttcccatgaggtacactacatgatttcccatatgtttactttaagtccccctgatgtccactataggaagttgatttcccatgaggtacactatgatttctcatgaggtacactacatgatttcccatatgtttactttaagtcccccctgatgtccactataggaagttgatttcccatgaggtacactatgattttccatgaggtacactacatgatttcccatatgtttactttaagtcccTCCTGATGTCCgctataggaagttggtttcccatgAGTTACACTAcatggtttcccctaaggtaGACCATGGTTTCCCCTAAGATACACCGTCTAGGAAGTTGGTACAGTATTTTAGATGTTTCCCTTGAGGGAAACTGAGGTTCACTCTAGGAAATCCTAAATCAATGGAAAAtatgaaaagtttcctaaacaTGCCTTTTAAGAAGAAGTTTCctaaaatgttattttaagaaaaagtttcctaaaaagaaaagtttatcccatgaaaaagagtaaaccagggtatgcaataaaaaaaaactttatttttggtgcaaacaCATTCTAAGGCgcatgcaatacatcttccTCATGTagcttatttatttatttatttattttgcaacagagtgattaattgattatattttacgcaagttcaatgAGCTAAGTGCACATCTTATGTAAGTTGAAGGGGATATCAACACACTTTTAAAGTTCAGTGggatcaatcaaactttttattcaagttcaggaggcaataTAACCCAAAAGTAAAACACTAAAAACCATAagtctattttggtaccttaccAATGTCTATGTTCAGGAGGCAATAttggagcctaaattggtaccttttttaaaaattaaacctATATTATTTTGTATGTTGAGCTTAAATTGATATTCCCAAAAACCATGTGCCTATTTTGTTACCTTATTTCTCTAAACTATTAAGGGAAAAAGATCAACCGGAAATAGAGATAGATAAACATAGAACTGACAAAGAACAACTCAAAATCGAGAAAATCAGTTGATAGCGAAAGTGGAGGCCAAAAAAAAGTGACAGCTGCAACTGCTGAAATAAATAAGCAGAATCTATGTTGCACATGGGGATATGAAACAGAACCAGAAACGGATACCGTTATTTTTAAGAAACATAGTTAGGAAACTGTAATGGAAATGAGAAAAAAACGAAACGAAAACAGACAGAACCCAGAAATATTGATAAAGAAGAGTTTTCATGGAACATAGAGCAGAATCAAGTGATACCATGCGAGTTTATTGAACTATGCTGCTTGACCGTCTACAAAGTTTAATGCTAACAAATTTCTGTCTTTTTTTTGTGATGTGTCAAACAAAGTTTAATGATGACAAATTGCACAAGATTAATTTAGGTTGCCACTCAATTGTTTCTATAAATAtggtatgaattttttttatgaatctCACTTGGCTGTTTTGTGAATTTCGCTTGTTTGTTAGGgaactggtgagacacttgcaaaatacaggaagccaatctactattttggacaagtttagagagctgatGATGTATGAGGCCTTTACATAATGTTTAATTGTCATAAATTTTCTAACGAGGATCCTCTATGCCACTTTGGCAAGGGCTATGATAAATGCCTCTAGGCGGGAATTATGTTTCCCGGAGATATTTATTGTCTTCTCAGCAAGGCCTGATGCCTCTTCCTAAAGGAAGTGCAGGATATGAAAACTTACAGGTATTGAATTCAACCCCTGATAATTGTAATGCTACCTGGGATAATGCAATACTATATGCATGACAAACGAGTCATGTTTTTTTAGATATGCATACTACAATACATAACCCGTCCATCACCGAGTTTCCAATATCAGCACCGTAAGTGTCAGACTACCTTGATATCATTAACGACATGTTTACGAATGTGAATGTACCTTTTCCAGTAACTAGTTTTTTTTCGAGGGTGCGCTATTGATGCGAGTGAAACTGTGCATAATAAAAACTAGAAGATAACATGTGCTTAACTGATTTAATATCTATTTTATGACAAGAATATTACGACCAATTACCTATTTTACCATCattattttgttaaaattttaatggatttttatagatttagactCAAATGCTACAATAGTGTAAAGTTCAAGTATCTTTATGTCTAAGAAATAATTTACAGACCATAATGTTAGCAGCGCTCTAGTTCATATCGTGTTTTCAATTTCAACATTAAATTGCATTAGCAAACAGCCAAAATGCAATATAGAATTCACCATTCATGTATCTAGATTCATACATAAAAAAGTTCATATTTATGTCGTCCTATTTTTCATCTTTCCAACATATAATAAATCTCACATGCCAGTTATCGTCTAAGGTTGAAAATAACACATCTAGATATTGTAACAACATGATAGGAAGCTAATCTCTTTCTAACTAGAACACTAACCAGCTGTTTATGGCTTTTCTTACTATGCCCATCATCAGAATAGGTTACAGAATCAAGACAGTAGCATCTTCATCTGAAGCAATAGCTACTATACTCATAGACACACTAGCAGGTGTTTCCTTCAGCGAATTAAAAGTATTCATCACATTCGGTGGAAGGCCTCATAGAAGCTAGAGGATTCACAAGAGATGATAGAGAGCAATCATCACATTTAGGGACGGCCTTGCTGAAGATAGAGCGACTAGGATTATGGATGTCTTGGCCGTTTTTGATAGGATATGATCGGTCTACTCCGTCCTGCCGCAGCAGGACCCCATGAGTTTCACACAATCCAGAAATCAACTAAAGCTATATGCAGTTTGGTTGGGaagataaaaatgaaaaagtatATGGAGGCACGGATATATTTACACATATAATTCACCATTCATGGGTAAAAATTTCAATCTCATATCCTCCTATTTCAATCTTTCCAACATTAACTATGTCCATCATCATGGATCTGAATCAGTAAATAACAGAAATGCAATGCATGAACGTAGTTTACTAGGCAAGAACTTCTATTTGGTATCGATAGCGAAAATTAATTTAAGCTAATTAAAGTCATGTAACATAATCATCAGATACACAAGACAACCTCCAACTGTATGAGCTAAGTACAAAAGCATACATCAAAGCTGCTAAAACTTTTAACATGTTCTACATATTTGAACATACCTAGCTAGTTAGAGCTTAGCAACTCAATAGTTGTATGCGGAAAACATCTTTGGAAGCttaaaatttttttagaaacttcGAACGGAATTCCTGTTCCACAATCTGCTAAAATGATGACTACCTTGTCCAGCATTCTTCCATTCTGCAGTAGGAACTCAACAAATTTGAACACAGGTTTATGTTTATCATCTTTCCATGAGAGCCCAATAATCTTAACAGTCTTCAAATTTGACATTGAACAATTGAAAACAGTTCCATTTGAATCCCAGTAGTTCTTCTTGCTCATGCGATCATTCAAGTCCCGAAGCGTTCCAGTGCTTCGAGACTATAGATAGAGTTTGTTAGCCCAAAAACTTAGAGGATGGCACATGGAAATCAAATATAATTGGCATGACAATCAATTTTGATGCTATGATTTAATTTATGAACTCATTAAACTACCAAGTTACCACCTTGGATTAGAATTgaagttacgattgattgaaaCAAATCATACCTTAATATGCTGCAACTTTATAACTAATTTTTCAAGCATAGGTGAACTGCGAATTGCACATATTATTCCAGGCAGGTCCTCATCAAAATTAGTACCATCCACAGTCAAACATTTGCAATTTAATAAAGGAGAAGATAGACCTTCCATCTCCAAAGCTGATAGAATCTTCAAAGTTCAAACGtaacaaaaatgaaaatgcAGGAATAATAAGAATCTACATCCAAACAACAAGAAGGAAAAGCTTTATAAGTTACCTTGATAACCCAGCTTCCAATTTCAAACAGCTTCATATGTTGAAGCTGCCCGAAAATCTTCATTGCCAAACATCGCTCCCATGGAGATTTAGAATCTAAATCTTCAAAAGAAGAATATACACACGGCACAAATCGATAAAAATCTAATTCCTCAAGTtttggacatgaaatttcaaaatcaaaagtattatgGGTTGCTCCCAAAACTAATTTTTTCAAAGATTTTGAAGCAATAACGAGCCGATCAGAAGAACGACCTTCCGGTAATCCATAGTCTGTTAATTCCAACTTATGAAGTAAGGGACTGCTAGATAAAACATTTTCAATCGTTTGATCAGGCAAGTCAGACCATGCAGTATCCATATTCTCTGATATCTTGATAGATAATTCCTCAAGAtttggacatgaaatttcaaGGTGCCCTCGGTAATTGAGACATTCAGCGTCTACAAAGATCAATTTTTTCAAAGATTTGGAAGCAATAACCACGTTAGCGAACCCAATACATCTGGTTAATTCCAACAATTCAAGTACGGGACTGCCGAATACAACTTTTTCTATAGCCAAATCACGAATACAAGAACATTCCAACTTTAATTCCTTGAGACGTGGCCAATTTATCTTCAATTTTGATTTATTTAGCCTCCAATCAAATATAAAATCACACTTGAACAACTCTAATTTAACAAACGAAACATTGTTGTAAACGAATTTCGGCAACACATAGGGAATCTCCTCGTTCTCATCTTCAGGATAGAGATGCAAGATTAGTTCCTCCACATCTTTTCTTATTGCAAAACGGATCTCTGAAGTTAATTGAGCGTCACTCTCTAAGTAACCATCATATTGCACATGAAATTTCTTTATCTTCGAACAATCATGCAGAGTTAGGGTTCTGTCGATGAAATGAGAGAAATTTTTATCATTCTTACTAGTAGAATCGAAAATGAGGATGGGAACTCGGCTCCATTGATTCTGCCATCGTTTTGAAAGAATTCCAGTGCGAATAGCTTGTTTGGTTGAGGGCAAAAAAGAGAGGATATGTTGAATTAGGGAATCTGGCAAAGCACTGATTCTATCTTCTTCCCCCTGCAGCTTCAGCCTTTTGTTTCATGCCCTCTCAGTGTCATCTTCCCATGAAGATCCACCACTCTCCTCCTCGGTGTCATCAACCGATGAAGCTCCGACGCTTTCCTCCTCACTGTTGTTCTGGTCCATTCTTATCAATTTTCTGCTGCGCAGTCGAAGTCTATAATGGACttgaataaaaataagtttGCGATGAAATAGGTTATTACAGTATAAAAGGTTAGATGCTTAATTgaataaagggtaaataatttattagtctcatTCTTTTTAACTAATATACGTTTAGTCcatctatttaaaaaaaacatattataagattcctatcttttttttaatattaacttATTGGTCCTTCtgtctaaatttttttagcTTTCTAATTGTTATATTTAGCATAAATAGAcagacagaaaataacagagtaacatgattATTTTGTATTATTATAGCTGTCCTGAAagttaagatatgttcggttaaaaatctcaaaaaacaagacagaatgaccaaatgattaatattgataaaagatagagaccttataatgtgtttttcaaaacaGGTGGACTAAATTGTGTATTAGGCAAAAAGACAGGGACTAATAATTTATTTGCCCTTGAATAAATTATTTTGGGGGCTTAAAACACGGTTTTGGCAATTCTAATTATTCCCACTTATACATGGGGTAAATTACAATTATGGCAATTCTAACTATTCCTTATTAATGTTAGGGTCTACGTTTTTTTACGAAGTACATATTTAAGGCATGTTTGATAGAGAAATTTTTTGactaaaattagaggtttaaaC includes:
- the LOC136226159 gene encoding F-box/LRR-repeat protein 25-like; this translates as RLKLQGEEDRISALPDSLIQHILSFLPSTKQAIRTGILSKRWQNQWSRVPILIFDSTSKNDKNFSHFIDRTLTLHDCSKIKKFHVQYDGYLESDAQLTSEIRFAIRKDVEELILHLYPEDENEEIPYVLPKFVYNNVSFVKLELFKCDFIFDWRLNKSKLKINWPRLKELKLECSCIRDLAIEKVVFGSPVLELLELTRCIGFANVVIASKSLKKLIFVDAECLNYRGHLEISCPNLEELSIKISENMDTAWSDLPDQTIENVLSSSPLLHKLELTDYGLPEGRSSDRLVIASKSLKKLVLGATHNTFDFEISCPKLEELDFYRFVPCVYSSFEDLDSKSPWERCLAMKIFGQLQHMKLFEIGSWVIKVTYKAFPSCCLDVDSYYSCIFIFVTFEL